The Puntigrus tetrazona isolate hp1 chromosome 3, ASM1883169v1, whole genome shotgun sequence genome contains a region encoding:
- the ndufab1b gene encoding NADH:ubiquinone oxidoreductase subunit AB1b isoform X1, translating into MASRALASCVRSVARAAARLNHGSAPLVSRQRPLSVLSCSQRTRWTQPVRISGPSVLQRRHYGDLPPLTLGSIEDRVMYVLKLYDKINPEKLQTVSHFMKDLGLDSLDQVEIIMAMEDEFGFEIPDAEAEKLMTPAEIVQFIADKKDVHE; encoded by the exons ATGGCGTCTCGTGCGCTTGCGAGCTGTGTGCGCTCGGTCGCTCGCGCCGCTGCAAGGTTAAATCACGGCAGCGCGCCCCTCGTCTCCAGACAGCGACCTCTCTCAGTCCTGTCGTGCAGCCAGCGGACGAGGTGGACTCAGCCGGTGCGG ATTTCAGGCCCGTCTGTTCTTCAGCGTCGGCACTACGGGGATCTTCCACCCCTCACTTTAGGGAGCATCGAAGACCGTGTCATGTACGTCCTCAAACTGTATGACAAGATCAATCCAGAGAAG TTGCAAACAGTGTCTCACTTCATGAAAGATCTGGGGCTGGACAGTTTGGACCAGGTGGAGATTATAATGGCTATGGAAGATGAGTTTG GATTTGAGATCCCAGATGCAGAGGCAGAGAAGCTTATGACTCCTGCGGAGATCGTACAGTTCATTGCAGATAAAAAAGACGTGCATGAATAG
- the ndufab1b gene encoding NADH:ubiquinone oxidoreductase subunit AB1b isoform X2, protein MASRALASCVRSVARAAARLNHGSAPLVSRQRPLSVLSCSQRTRWTQPISGPSVLQRRHYGDLPPLTLGSIEDRVMYVLKLYDKINPEKLQTVSHFMKDLGLDSLDQVEIIMAMEDEFGFEIPDAEAEKLMTPAEIVQFIADKKDVHE, encoded by the exons ATGGCGTCTCGTGCGCTTGCGAGCTGTGTGCGCTCGGTCGCTCGCGCCGCTGCAAGGTTAAATCACGGCAGCGCGCCCCTCGTCTCCAGACAGCGACCTCTCTCAGTCCTGTCGTGCAGCCAGCGGACGAGGTGGACTCAGCCG ATTTCAGGCCCGTCTGTTCTTCAGCGTCGGCACTACGGGGATCTTCCACCCCTCACTTTAGGGAGCATCGAAGACCGTGTCATGTACGTCCTCAAACTGTATGACAAGATCAATCCAGAGAAG TTGCAAACAGTGTCTCACTTCATGAAAGATCTGGGGCTGGACAGTTTGGACCAGGTGGAGATTATAATGGCTATGGAAGATGAGTTTG GATTTGAGATCCCAGATGCAGAGGCAGAGAAGCTTATGACTCCTGCGGAGATCGTACAGTTCATTGCAGATAAAAAAGACGTGCATGAATAG